In Spirochaeta thermophila DSM 6578, the following proteins share a genomic window:
- a CDS encoding tetratricopeptide repeat protein — protein sequence MKGSIRAGIPPLLFLVLLLLPGCTQASFHLKMLQGAYAYSRGHYQDALVAYLSFADLEGEEGSVIAYNLGTVYHALGDETAFAKWKQAESARDPETRFSAFYNLGLYYYDHGEYQNAYLYFLQALRLEPDDRDVRVNLELAYLKLSAFSAAPQVSEPGGTGDEPPERGIYLLDYLRKKEQARWKAREFAPPEGTWQDW from the coding sequence ATGAAGGGCTCGATTCGTGCGGGCATACCGCCGCTGCTCTTCCTCGTCCTGTTGCTCCTCCCGGGATGTACACAGGCCTCGTTCCATCTGAAGATGCTCCAGGGCGCCTATGCCTATTCCCGGGGACATTACCAGGACGCGCTCGTCGCCTATCTCTCTTTTGCAGACCTGGAGGGAGAGGAGGGGAGCGTCATCGCCTACAACCTCGGCACCGTGTACCATGCCTTGGGGGACGAGACCGCTTTTGCGAAGTGGAAGCAGGCCGAATCGGCCAGGGACCCTGAGACGAGGTTTTCTGCGTTCTACAATCTCGGTCTCTACTACTACGATCACGGAGAGTATCAGAACGCCTACCTCTACTTTCTCCAGGCCCTCAGACTCGAACCGGACGATAGGGATGTCCGTGTCAACCTCGAGCTCGCGTATCTCAAGCTCTCCGCGTTCTCCGCAGCCCCGCAGGTCTCGGAGCCGGGGGGCACGGGGGATGAGCCTCCCGAGAGGGGGATCTACCTCCTCGACTATCTCAGGAAGAAGGAGCAGGCACGATGGAAGGCCAGAGAGTTCGCACCTCCGGAAGGCACGTGGCAGGACTGGTAG